Proteins from a single region of Hugenholtzia roseola DSM 9546:
- the lpxD gene encoding UDP-3-O-(3-hydroxymyristoyl)glucosamine N-acyltransferase has protein sequence MKFTVQQIAQLVGGIVEGNPDALIETAAKIQEAKTGSIAFLANPKYEPFLYETQASAVLVNANLVLQKEVVPTLIRVPDAYIAFTKLLGEYQKMTQKRPTGIEQPAFIAPSATIDQEVYVGAFAYVGEQVKVGRGVQIFPQVYIGANCEIGEGTVLYAGVKLYPNTKVGKNCQIHAGAVIGSDGFGFAPRADGSYETIPQLGNVVIEDEVSIGANTTIDCATLGATLIEKGAKLDNLIQIGHNVRIGAHTVMAAQTGISGSTSIGSYCMIGGQVGMAGHIEVADKTRIGAQSGLSKSVKKAGTSIIGSPAVDYVTQIKNYVVGRNLAQLQERVLDLERKIATLFKG, from the coding sequence ATGAAATTTACTGTTCAACAAATCGCACAATTAGTAGGCGGCATAGTAGAAGGCAATCCTGACGCGCTCATAGAAACGGCTGCTAAGATTCAGGAGGCAAAAACAGGAAGCATTGCTTTTTTAGCGAACCCTAAGTACGAACCTTTTTTATATGAAACCCAAGCCAGCGCGGTCTTAGTCAATGCTAATTTGGTGCTACAAAAAGAGGTCGTCCCTACCCTGATTCGCGTCCCTGATGCCTATATCGCCTTTACCAAACTATTAGGCGAATACCAAAAGATGACCCAAAAAAGACCCACAGGCATCGAACAACCAGCCTTTATTGCGCCAAGTGCGACAATAGACCAAGAGGTCTATGTAGGGGCTTTTGCATACGTAGGCGAGCAGGTGAAAGTAGGCAGAGGGGTGCAAATTTTTCCACAGGTCTATATTGGGGCTAACTGTGAAATTGGCGAGGGAACGGTCTTGTATGCAGGCGTAAAATTGTATCCTAATACCAAAGTAGGGAAAAATTGCCAAATCCATGCAGGGGCAGTAATCGGCAGTGACGGCTTCGGATTTGCCCCGCGTGCAGACGGAAGCTATGAAACTATACCCCAATTAGGTAACGTCGTGATAGAAGACGAGGTAAGTATTGGCGCAAATACCACCATCGATTGTGCCACCTTAGGTGCTACGCTGATAGAAAAGGGCGCGAAATTAGACAACCTTATCCAAATCGGACACAATGTTCGAATCGGAGCGCACACCGTCATGGCAGCACAAACGGGCATCTCTGGCTCTACTTCTATCGGCAGCTATTGTATGATTGGCGGACAAGTAGGCATGGCAGGGCATATCGAAGTGGCGGATAAGACCCGAATCGGAGCGCAGTCGGGACTTAGCAAATCCGTCAAAAAAGCAGGCACGAGCATTATCGGCTCACCTGCCGTCGATTACGTTACCCAAATCAAAAACTATGTAGTGGGTAGGAATTTGGCACAACTTCAAGAGCGCGTCTTGGATTTAGAGCGCAAAATCGCAACCCTTTTCAAGGGGTAG
- the mazG gene encoding nucleoside triphosphate pyrophosphohydrolase: protein MIDPHAPRYSEAFSRLLSVMNDLREKCPWDRKQTLESLRYLTIEEVHELSEAILQQDFDEIKKELGDVLLHLVFYSKIADEKGAFDIADVINALCEKLIARHPHVYGAEANQTASESSADEIRANWEKIKAAEKAQAQQAGAPLPSVLDGVPISLPNLVKAMRIQEKARGVGFDWEKIEQVWEKVQEELAEFSQHCTPEGTPTELVAAEEEFGDLLFALVNYARFAGINPENALAKTNQKFTYRFQYIERKADQEGRSISQLSLEEMNRFWEEAKNEPQAR from the coding sequence ATGATAGACCCCCATGCACCGCGCTATAGCGAAGCCTTTTCGCGCTTGCTTTCCGTCATGAACGATTTACGGGAGAAATGCCCTTGGGATAGAAAGCAGACCTTAGAGAGCCTACGTTATCTGACGATAGAAGAAGTCCATGAACTTTCGGAAGCCATCTTGCAGCAAGATTTTGATGAAATCAAGAAAGAGCTTGGCGATGTCTTGTTGCATCTGGTCTTTTATTCTAAAATTGCAGACGAAAAAGGGGCTTTTGATATTGCCGATGTCATCAATGCGCTTTGTGAAAAATTGATTGCCCGTCATCCGCATGTCTATGGTGCAGAAGCGAACCAAACGGCAAGCGAGTCGTCGGCAGATGAAATCAGGGCAAATTGGGAAAAAATCAAAGCCGCCGAAAAAGCCCAAGCCCAGCAAGCGGGCGCACCGCTGCCTTCGGTTTTAGATGGCGTGCCAATTTCGCTACCCAACTTAGTCAAGGCAATGCGTATCCAAGAAAAAGCGCGTGGCGTAGGTTTTGATTGGGAAAAAATAGAGCAGGTTTGGGAAAAGGTGCAGGAGGAGTTAGCCGAGTTTTCGCAGCATTGTACGCCAGAAGGCACACCTACCGAGCTTGTCGCCGCCGAGGAGGAATTTGGCGATTTACTCTTTGCCTTAGTCAATTACGCGCGTTTTGCAGGCATCAATCCCGAAAACGCCTTAGCCAAGACGAATCAAAAATTTACCTATCGCTTCCAATACATCGAGCGAAAAGCCGACCAAGAGGGGCGCAGCATCAGCCAACTTTCCCTCGAAGAGATGAACCGTTTTTGGGAAGAAGCCAAAAACGAACCCCAAGCACGATAG
- a CDS encoding tetratricopeptide repeat protein, with amino-acid sequence MQASLFSLRRVFVTPLAFFSVLFCLFSVSFLTSPTAKAQHDVEEALDYFRLGNLSQAQQMLEENLRLDAQDISSRLYLGLMVEYLGETEKAISIWEAGLCGKSSDFDLYMQIGESYYRRGKFNELYPEESFFKSELQGDTLDTGSDSTHQDFFSRSILSYEKAASIAPYEPDPLLALLFIHKDRKRYPHALQYADKLNTFFPENADYWIEKATLLWENDQKEVAFETAQKALELNPQHPEGYKLAAKYHRHVEADSLADLEDKKYGFYKKVPDFVKLEWDTTYYNLLAPFLNTTSRLKLSEEETQLAFEKIVPSKEPTSRYDELMTILLANPYSLTLAQFEEGAEIVAEPDFVGENDMASGQYYLFQLLESQKLDPLRTRKVLEALYLVRARGLGRFLVEQLQYAELSEEQTSLYFQFVRRLRDDSLLPYLVQMVYQNRQEQPTFRFGKQKKSKLARQQASQNGLVSQAVFALAEIAHHDVEPLLQAFSTLQGVELYAQAALLVKSKDELYLKNMEERQRKQRVFSPQLADYLLQNISPYQGYYKRVLKLAKRLR; translated from the coding sequence ATGCAAGCCTCTCTTTTTTCTCTGCGGCGCGTATTTGTTACGCCTTTGGCTTTTTTCAGCGTGTTGTTTTGTCTTTTTTCGGTATCTTTTCTGACCTCGCCCACAGCAAAGGCACAACACGACGTAGAAGAAGCCCTCGATTATTTTCGCTTAGGCAATCTTTCCCAAGCCCAACAGATGTTGGAAGAAAACCTCCGCTTAGATGCGCAGGACATCTCCTCACGCCTTTATTTGGGTCTGATGGTAGAGTATTTGGGCGAAACCGAAAAAGCAATTTCTATTTGGGAAGCGGGGCTTTGTGGCAAAAGTTCAGACTTCGACCTCTACATGCAAATTGGTGAGAGCTACTACCGAAGGGGAAAATTTAATGAATTATACCCCGAAGAATCTTTTTTCAAGTCCGAATTGCAGGGCGATACCCTCGATACGGGCAGCGATAGCACCCATCAAGACTTTTTCAGTAGGTCTATCCTAAGCTATGAAAAAGCCGCCTCCATTGCACCTTACGAACCCGACCCACTCTTGGCGTTGCTTTTTATCCACAAAGATAGAAAACGCTACCCCCATGCCTTGCAATATGCCGACAAACTCAATACCTTTTTTCCCGAAAACGCCGACTATTGGATAGAAAAAGCAACCCTACTTTGGGAAAACGACCAAAAAGAAGTTGCCTTCGAAACGGCACAAAAAGCCCTCGAACTCAATCCGCAGCACCCCGAAGGCTACAAATTGGCTGCCAAATACCACCGCCATGTGGAAGCGGATAGCCTTGCTGATTTAGAAGATAAAAAGTATGGTTTCTACAAAAAAGTCCCTGATTTTGTCAAATTAGAATGGGATACGACTTATTACAACCTTCTTGCGCCTTTCCTCAATACCACTTCGAGGCTCAAACTTAGTGAAGAAGAAACCCAACTTGCCTTCGAAAAAATTGTACCCTCGAAAGAGCCTACAAGCCGATACGACGAACTGATGACCATTCTTTTGGCAAACCCCTATTCGCTTACCTTAGCACAGTTTGAAGAGGGCGCGGAAATTGTAGCAGAACCCGACTTTGTAGGCGAAAACGACATGGCAAGCGGTCAGTATTATCTTTTCCAACTTTTGGAAAGCCAAAAACTCGACCCTTTGCGCACTCGCAAGGTCTTGGAAGCCTTGTATCTGGTAAGGGCGCGTGGCTTAGGGCGTTTCCTTGTAGAGCAACTTCAATACGCCGAACTTTCAGAGGAGCAAACAAGCCTTTATTTTCAATTTGTAAGGAGGCTGCGCGACGATTCTTTGCTGCCCTATTTGGTGCAAATGGTCTATCAAAACCGTCAGGAGCAGCCCACTTTTCGCTTTGGAAAGCAAAAGAAAAGCAAGTTAGCCCGACAGCAGGCTTCTCAAAATGGCTTAGTGAGTCAGGCTGTTTTTGCCTTAGCCGAAATTGCACATCACGACGTAGAGCCGCTTCTGCAAGCGTTTAGCACCTTGCAAGGTGTGGAATTATATGCCCAAGCTGCCCTTTTGGTAAAGAGCAAAGACGAACTTTATCTCAAAAATATGGAGGAAAGGCAGCGCAAGCAGCGCGTTTTTAGTCCCCAACTTGCCGATTATCTCTTGCAAAACATTTCGCCTTATCAAGGCTACTACAAGCGCGTCCTCAAATTGGCAAAGCGTCTGCGGTAA
- a CDS encoding M15 family metallopeptidase, with amino-acid sequence MKIIATFLSLLLFLSMIGIALWVFFKKEAPQEARYQGINTAAQKQISREAANATSRHALSSKADSTQKAFEMNQKQKGSPLDTTLDTTWRNLPDSAFVDLMQIDTTWVLDIRYATEDNFMKKKVYPCPKALLRKVAAEALLQAQKKFLEKGYAIKIHDGYRPLSVQWVLWNSTPHKGYVADPRKGSNHNKGCAIDLTLILRETGEELDMGTPYDFFGKKAHHTYLDFPAEVLANRRLLKSTMESVGFKSISNEWWHYDFKIKFAVSDFPLPCH; translated from the coding sequence ATGAAAATTATCGCTACCTTTCTTAGCCTTCTTCTATTTCTTTCTATGATAGGGATTGCGCTTTGGGTCTTTTTCAAAAAAGAAGCCCCACAAGAGGCACGCTATCAAGGCATCAATACGGCTGCCCAAAAGCAAATAAGCAGGGAAGCGGCAAATGCGACAAGTCGGCACGCCCTTTCCTCGAAGGCAGACTCTACGCAAAAAGCGTTTGAGATGAACCAAAAGCAAAAAGGCTCGCCTTTGGACACCACTTTGGATACGACTTGGCGCAATCTGCCCGATTCTGCCTTTGTGGATTTGATGCAAATAGATACCACTTGGGTACTGGATATTCGCTATGCTACCGAAGACAATTTTATGAAGAAAAAAGTCTATCCCTGCCCCAAAGCCCTTTTGCGAAAAGTAGCGGCAGAGGCACTGCTACAAGCACAAAAGAAGTTTTTAGAAAAAGGTTACGCCATCAAAATACACGACGGCTACCGTCCGCTTTCGGTGCAATGGGTCTTATGGAATAGCACGCCGCACAAAGGCTATGTAGCCGACCCACGCAAAGGCTCGAACCACAACAAAGGCTGCGCCATAGACCTGACACTTATCCTGCGCGAAACAGGCGAGGAACTCGACATGGGTACGCCTTACGATTTTTTCGGAAAAAAAGCCCATCATACCTACCTCGACTTCCCTGCCGAAGTGTTAGCCAACCGCCGCCTTCTCAAAAGCACAATGGAAAGTGTAGGCTTTAAAAGCATTTCCAATGAATGGTGGCATTACGATTTTAAAATCAAATTTGCCGTTTCCGACTTTCCCCTACCCTGCCACTAA
- a CDS encoding DUF2256 domain-containing protein, with protein sequence MEKKRYTKSNLPSKICKTCQRPFEWRKKWEKNWEQVQYCSQRCRGKKTNPKNLEYS encoded by the coding sequence ATGGAAAAAAAACGCTACACCAAATCAAACCTTCCTTCAAAAATCTGCAAAACCTGCCAAAGACCCTTTGAGTGGCGCAAGAAGTGGGAAAAAAATTGGGAGCAGGTACAATATTGCAGCCAAAGATGCAGGGGCAAAAAAACAAACCCCAAGAATCTTGAATATTCTTAG
- a CDS encoding pyridoxine 5'-phosphate synthase gives MTRLSVNINKFATLRNARGGNNPDVLKAALDCERFGAQGITVHPRPDERHIRYADVYAIAPKIGVELNIEGNPQEGKFLNLIQDIRPAQATLVPDATDVLTSNQGWDTLRHADYLKATIEKIKSWGVRVSIFIDPIESHIAGAAQVGADRVELYTEAYAQQFSQDPQKALEPYAKAAKKAQQVGLGLNAGHDLDLHNLSFLVQNIPLIDEVSIGHALVCDALYLGLEKTIQAYLNALAIKS, from the coding sequence ATGACCCGTTTGAGTGTAAATATCAATAAATTCGCAACCCTACGCAATGCAAGGGGGGGGAACAACCCCGATGTACTCAAAGCCGCCCTCGACTGTGAGCGATTTGGAGCGCAAGGGATTACTGTACATCCGCGTCCCGACGAGCGTCATATCCGCTATGCCGATGTCTATGCGATTGCCCCAAAAATTGGCGTAGAATTGAACATTGAAGGCAATCCACAAGAAGGGAAGTTTTTAAATCTTATCCAAGACATTCGCCCTGCACAGGCAACGCTTGTCCCCGACGCTACCGATGTGCTTACCTCCAATCAGGGTTGGGATACCCTTCGGCACGCCGATTATTTGAAGGCTACCATCGAGAAAATAAAAAGTTGGGGCGTGCGCGTTTCTATCTTCATAGACCCCATCGAAAGCCATATCGCAGGGGCTGCCCAAGTGGGAGCAGATAGGGTAGAACTTTATACCGAAGCCTATGCACAGCAGTTTAGCCAAGACCCACAAAAGGCACTCGAACCCTATGCGAAGGCAGCAAAAAAGGCACAGCAAGTAGGTTTAGGCTTAAATGCAGGACACGATTTAGACCTTCACAATCTTTCCTTTTTGGTGCAAAACATTCCACTAATAGACGAGGTTTCTATCGGACACGCCTTAGTTTGTGATGCCCTTTATTTGGGGTTGGAAAAGACGATACAAGCCTATCTCAATGCCTTAGCCATAAAATCCTAA
- a CDS encoding GatB/YqeY domain-containing protein — MRPSSHYSLNPIPMSSLKERIETEIKTAMRERNSIKLEALRAIKAAILLAQTEKGASEQLSEQQEMQILMKQVRQRKESYELYQSQNRSDLAEREKAEMEVIETFLPKMMDENEIKAALSELIAQMGGATIKEMGKVMGMATKALAGKAENQLVSKVVKELLS; from the coding sequence TTGAGACCCTCCTCTCACTATTCCCTTAATCCTATTCCCATGAGCAGCCTAAAAGAACGCATCGAAACCGAAATCAAGACCGCTATGCGCGAGCGCAACAGCATCAAATTAGAAGCCCTACGCGCCATTAAAGCGGCTATCTTATTGGCACAAACAGAAAAGGGAGCTTCGGAGCAGCTTTCCGAACAACAAGAGATGCAAATTCTGATGAAACAAGTACGCCAAAGAAAAGAATCTTACGAACTCTATCAAAGCCAGAATCGCAGCGATTTAGCCGAGCGCGAAAAGGCAGAGATGGAAGTGATTGAAACCTTTTTGCCCAAAATGATGGACGAAAATGAAATAAAAGCGGCTCTTAGCGAACTGATAGCACAAATGGGCGGCGCAACCATCAAAGAGATGGGCAAAGTAATGGGCATGGCTACCAAAGCCTTAGCAGGAAAGGCTGAAAACCAACTTGTCTCGAAAGTGGTCAAAGAATTATTGAGCTAA
- a CDS encoding CvpA family protein: MLNDILLGISELQFRFIDILMSIVLFYGGYRGYQKGLLVELISLVSFVFFAYVLIWLIFNGFDSTDQWVNGYNKTLPFITTMLLLFGLVLLLNWGGRMLADMIGYTIFGSFDNVLGIVFGLIKYTFAFGVLFKMLIYVGLLNHNLEMQSSVFYPYLMRFFDYTVEVMDIIGIPASEMLKDMRMLLKR, encoded by the coding sequence GTGTTGAACGACATACTTTTAGGAATCTCTGAGCTGCAATTTCGCTTTATAGACATCTTGATGTCTATCGTGCTTTTCTACGGCGGGTATCGCGGCTATCAAAAAGGACTTCTTGTGGAACTCATTTCGCTCGTTTCCTTTGTATTTTTTGCCTACGTCCTGATTTGGCTTATCTTTAATGGCTTCGATTCTACCGACCAATGGGTGAATGGCTACAACAAAACGCTGCCTTTTATCACGACCATGTTGCTACTCTTTGGCTTGGTCTTGTTGCTCAATTGGGGCGGACGTATGCTTGCTGATATGATAGGCTACACCATCTTTGGCTCGTTTGACAACGTCTTGGGGATTGTTTTTGGTCTGATAAAATACACTTTTGCCTTTGGGGTCTTGTTCAAAATGCTCATATACGTAGGCTTGCTCAACCACAACTTGGAGATGCAGTCTTCTGTTTTCTATCCCTATCTGATGCGCTTCTTCGACTACACCGTCGAGGTCATGGACATCATCGGTATTCCTGCCAGCGAGATGCTCAAAGACATGCGCATGCTTCTGAAACGATAG
- a CDS encoding peptide ABC transporter substrate-binding protein, with amino-acid sequence MKYKFLQSLRYLFSLLCGAWLLVACQKNAPDEEKGGLAPTKGDRYYGGVFTTNETEYIKTLFPHSVQDVYSYRIASQIYEGLYKFDPATLKTVPCLAEDTQVDSTHTLYTIKIKKGVLFHDDPCFEGGKGRELKAQDVAYCFTRLATRHEMNRNFSVIDDIIAGAREHYEATQDGTPLKEGVSGIKVIDDYTIQFQLVRPNALFLSYLARPEGFIFPKEAFDKYGKDLYNKAVGTGAFVLSEIDENVSIILKRNPTYHQKDSYGNQLPYLDAIKIKFIKDKKTELFEFKKDNLDMVYRLPTDYIVDILSEQQRADGSLPFALEREPEMQTQLIVFMNQDNLFKNPDIRKAFSYAINRERIKDLVLGGEAYDAGRFGITPPSFKDKGYLSEKVRGFEFNPDTALLYLQKAGYPNGKGFPATTLYFNPEGDRNTQVVSEIKTQLKNTLNIDIEIAPIPHAQLSEKAQKGDFQMLRLSWIADFPSPEAFLRMFYSEGVPTEVGQVSYPNIARYQSSAYDQLYQQAMNADNEQQAYQLLMKAESVAMEEAPVLVLWYDEGYRLLKPHVKNFPNNPMQYRDFSQVYLTPLEKEGEKQTAAAM; translated from the coding sequence ATGAAGTATAAATTTTTACAATCTTTGCGCTACTTATTCAGTCTGCTGTGCGGAGCTTGGCTGCTGGTAGCTTGTCAGAAAAACGCACCTGACGAGGAAAAAGGCGGTTTAGCTCCTACCAAAGGCGACCGCTACTACGGAGGCGTATTCACAACCAACGAAACCGAATACATCAAGACGCTCTTCCCCCATAGCGTGCAAGATGTCTATTCTTATAGAATTGCCTCTCAAATTTATGAGGGTTTGTATAAATTTGACCCCGCCACGCTCAAAACCGTACCCTGCTTGGCAGAAGACACACAGGTAGATTCTACCCATACGCTTTATACCATCAAAATCAAAAAGGGCGTGCTTTTCCATGACGACCCTTGTTTTGAAGGCGGAAAGGGCAGAGAATTAAAGGCGCAAGATGTAGCTTACTGTTTTACCCGTCTGGCGACACGCCATGAGATGAATCGCAATTTTAGCGTCATAGACGACATCATCGCAGGCGCACGTGAGCATTACGAAGCCACACAAGACGGCACGCCGCTTAAAGAAGGCGTTTCGGGTATCAAAGTCATAGACGATTATACGATACAGTTCCAACTTGTGCGCCCAAACGCGCTCTTTCTTAGCTACTTAGCCCGTCCCGAAGGTTTTATTTTCCCAAAAGAGGCTTTCGATAAATACGGCAAAGACTTATACAACAAAGCCGTCGGCACTGGTGCTTTTGTCTTATCTGAAATAGACGAAAATGTGTCCATTATTTTGAAGCGCAACCCCACTTATCACCAAAAAGATAGCTATGGCAACCAATTACCTTATTTAGATGCCATTAAAATCAAGTTTATCAAAGACAAAAAAACCGAACTTTTCGAATTTAAAAAGGACAACCTCGATATGGTCTATCGCCTTCCTACCGACTATATCGTAGATATTCTTTCCGAGCAGCAACGTGCAGATGGTAGCCTACCCTTTGCCTTAGAGCGCGAGCCTGAAATGCAGACCCAACTGATTGTCTTTATGAACCAAGATAATCTCTTTAAAAATCCTGATATTAGAAAAGCCTTTTCATACGCCATCAATCGCGAGCGCATCAAGGATTTGGTCTTAGGTGGTGAGGCTTATGATGCAGGCAGATTTGGCATCACGCCGCCTTCCTTCAAAGACAAGGGCTATCTTTCCGAAAAAGTGCGCGGTTTTGAATTTAACCCCGATACGGCACTTTTGTACCTACAAAAGGCAGGCTACCCCAACGGAAAGGGCTTTCCCGCCACTACGCTTTATTTCAACCCCGAAGGCGACCGAAATACGCAAGTGGTGAGCGAAATCAAGACCCAACTCAAAAATACGCTCAACATCGACATAGAAATTGCACCCATTCCGCATGCACAGTTGAGCGAAAAAGCACAGAAAGGCGATTTTCAGATGTTGCGCCTTTCCTGGATTGCCGATTTTCCAAGTCCCGAAGCCTTTTTGCGCATGTTTTATAGCGAGGGCGTGCCTACCGAAGTAGGGCAGGTTTCATACCCTAACATTGCGCGTTATCAAAGTTCGGCATACGACCAATTATACCAACAAGCCATGAACGCCGACAATGAGCAGCAAGCCTACCAACTTTTGATGAAAGCCGAAAGCGTAGCAATGGAAGAAGCTCCCGTTTTGGTGCTTTGGTATGATGAAGGGTATCGCCTTTTGAAACCGCATGTCAAGAATTTCCCCAACAACCCCATGCAGTATCGCGACTTTTCGCAAGTTTATCTCACGCCACTTGAAAAAGAGGGCGAAAAACAGACCGCTGCTGCCATGTAA
- a CDS encoding T9SS type B sorting domain-containing protein — translation MLFHSKRNFIWLFFQIMTCWACFLPLQAQNPCFDVSTVKGCAPLTVTVGDCSGVSPNLVFYRFGNARPQNSPTFTFEKAGVYAITQLINTGASGGDSLRIENLVTVYESKPFTPEVYICSGRRVEVRISDTYYDFFKIIWDNEGETIVESNQIASHVFDSDEPKNLRIKGVFEDALENCFEYQEVIVPISTRLAANFSLLETQEDGSLVFTFELPENQPYQIRKKRGNQATQDLERVRFPRQNFTYQPNDSSSVYFLAAAGTEFCNEEALQTPALYGLFLEVEALAGFNRLAWNPALLPATDFVGYQIYRNDQLLTEIRNLRTTTFEDFEVVCRQNYCYRVAAIWYDSAAQTVSNRRCVVASSDAKPPEVDSFFVSIDSSNRVFLRWQYPQNQQVEQMYLLSQTPDDIYTREQRFKIDSARLDFFDPFAAPSLLQYCYRAFYLNACGQYSDTTAALCPIFLQVERREQDAILQRTDYQNGFAPARRYTLQLFDLDTVLIETRSFSENETEIDLSQTEQQAWRFRTWAIVGQDTTFSNFAILYLPSFLEIPTAFSPNGDSINDDFGVVSRFLVSYHLQIFNKWNQLIFETNDLENRWDGTFEGRPAPADDYTVLIKATDQVGKSYQKATLLRLLR, via the coding sequence ATGCTTTTTCATTCAAAACGAAATTTTATTTGGCTTTTTTTTCAAATAATGACCTGCTGGGCTTGCTTTCTGCCCTTGCAAGCGCAGAATCCTTGTTTTGATGTGAGTACGGTAAAGGGTTGCGCCCCCCTGACCGTAACCGTAGGCGACTGTTCGGGTGTGAGTCCGAATTTGGTTTTTTATCGCTTTGGCAATGCGCGTCCGCAAAATAGCCCTACTTTTACCTTCGAAAAAGCAGGCGTATATGCCATCACGCAGCTCATCAACACAGGGGCGAGTGGAGGCGATTCGCTTCGCATCGAAAATTTGGTTACGGTTTATGAATCCAAACCCTTCACGCCTGAAGTCTATATTTGCAGCGGCAGGCGCGTAGAAGTACGCATTTCCGATACTTATTATGATTTTTTTAAGATTATTTGGGATAACGAAGGCGAAACAATCGTAGAAAGCAACCAAATCGCCAGCCATGTTTTTGATAGTGATGAGCCTAAAAACTTGCGCATTAAAGGCGTTTTCGAAGATGCCTTAGAAAATTGCTTTGAATATCAGGAAGTTATCGTACCCATTAGCACGCGCTTGGCGGCTAATTTTAGCCTTTTAGAAACCCAAGAAGATGGCAGTCTTGTCTTTACTTTCGAACTGCCTGAAAATCAGCCCTATCAAATCCGAAAAAAAAGGGGCAATCAGGCTACCCAAGATTTAGAAAGGGTGCGTTTTCCGCGTCAGAATTTCACCTATCAGCCCAATGATAGCAGTAGTGTGTATTTTTTGGCTGCCGCAGGCACAGAATTTTGTAATGAGGAGGCTCTGCAAACGCCTGCCCTTTACGGGCTTTTTTTGGAAGTAGAAGCCTTAGCGGGCTTCAACCGTTTGGCGTGGAATCCTGCCTTGCTCCCTGCCACCGATTTTGTAGGGTATCAGATTTATAGAAACGACCAGCTTCTGACCGAAATTCGCAACCTGCGCACGACTACTTTTGAAGATTTTGAGGTAGTTTGTAGGCAAAATTATTGCTACCGTGTGGCGGCAATTTGGTACGATAGTGCAGCGCAAACGGTTTCGAATCGCCGCTGTGTGGTTGCTTCTTCTGATGCCAAGCCGCCCGAAGTGGATAGCTTTTTTGTGAGCATAGATAGTAGCAATCGCGTTTTTTTGCGTTGGCAATATCCTCAAAATCAGCAAGTTGAACAAATGTACCTCCTTAGCCAAACGCCCGACGATATTTACACACGCGAGCAACGTTTCAAAATCGATTCGGCGCGTCTTGATTTTTTTGACCCTTTTGCTGCCCCCAGCCTGCTCCAATACTGTTACCGCGCTTTTTACCTCAATGCCTGTGGGCAGTATTCGGATACGACGGCGGCTCTCTGCCCTATTTTTTTGCAGGTAGAAAGGCGTGAGCAAGATGCCATTTTGCAGCGCACCGACTACCAAAATGGGTTTGCGCCTGCTCGTCGCTATACCTTGCAGCTCTTTGATTTGGATACCGTTCTGATAGAAACACGCTCCTTTTCTGAAAACGAAACTGAAATTGATTTGAGCCAAACCGAACAACAGGCATGGCGGTTTCGCACTTGGGCAATCGTGGGGCAGGATACCACTTTTTCAAATTTCGCAATCTTATATCTGCCTTCTTTTTTGGAAATTCCGACGGCTTTCTCACCCAACGGAGATAGCATAAACGACGATTTTGGCGTAGTTTCGCGCTTTCTGGTGAGCTACCACCTACAAATTTTTAATAAATGGAATCAACTCATTTTCGAAACCAACGACCTCGAAAACCGTTGGGACGGCACCTTCGAGGGCAGACCCGCCCCTGCCGACGATTATACGGTGCTTATTAAAGCCACCGACCAAGTAGGCAAATCATACCAAAAAGCAACACTTTTGCGCCTATTGCGATAG